One Hippocampus zosterae strain Florida chromosome 4, ASM2543408v3, whole genome shotgun sequence genomic window carries:
- the LOC127599344 gene encoding oocyte zinc finger protein XlCOF6.1-like, with protein sequence MCKVEILRALLDQRLRAAVEEVVGVFARTIAEYEEELCRTREENERQRQLLDAVVKKQNVLHVTDISEENLHSEQQEWSSWVGQQEREDLNIKKEEKEGDIIKLPLIYVPLTSEVEAKGENRVLQPPSSNSSHHLKTGVDGDHRGGSQAESWLPPLSNRGDMSDIGHEHSQGGTTYHIDNHVLACPQCDKSFDCKTSFKRHMRTHSDNNDLTCHEYDIDFPNQTDLKGHTISHTGEKPLSCTVCFKEFEYRGTLTAHMRTHTGERPFACAVCGQRFSVRSNMVKHMLIHTGEKPFACSVCGLRVNQKASLITHMRTHTGEKPFSCSSCRKCFSDRSSQIRHMRTHTGEKLFSCSVCDQRFSRKYKLNQHKCAGRK encoded by the exons ATGTGTAAAGTAGAAATACTGAGAGCATTGCTTGATCAGCGCCTAAGGGCAGCTGTCGAGGAGGTAGTTGGAGTTTTTGCAAGGACGATAGCAGAGTACGAGGAAGAACTTTGTCGAACAAGAGAGGAGAACGAGCGACAACGTCAACTGTTGGACGCTGTTGTCAAGAAGCAAAACGTGTTACACGTAACAG ACATCAGTGAAGAAAATCTTCATTCTGAGCAGCAGGAGTGGAGCTCCTGGGTGGGCCAGCAAGAGCGAGAAGATCTCAACATTAAAAAGGAAGAGAAGGAGGGGGATATCATCAAGTTGCCATTGATATATGTCCCTTTGACGAGTGAGGTTGAAGCCAAAGGTGAGAACAGAGTGCTGCAGCCTCCGAGCAGCAACTCAAGTCACCACTTGAAAACGGGAGTTGATGGAGACCACCGTGGAGGATCCCAGGCAGAAAGCTGGCTACCTCCACTCTCAAATCGTGGCGACATGTCTGACATTGGTCATGAACATTCTCAAGGCGGTACCACATATCACATTGACAACCACGTTTTGGCATGTCCTCAGTGTGACAAATCCTTTGACTGCAAGACTTCTTTCAAAAGACACATGAGAACTCACAGTGATAACAATGACTTGACATGTCATGAATATGACATCGATTTCCCTAACCAGACTGATTTGAAAGGACACACGATAAGTCATACTGGAGAGAAGCCATTGTCCTGCACAGTGTGTTTTAAAGAATTTGAGTACAGAGGAACTTTGACAGCGcacatgagaacacacactggtgagaggCCATTTGCGTGTGCAGTATGTGGTCAGCGATTTTCAGTGCGATCAAATATGGTGAAGCACATGTTAATACATAcaggggagaaaccttttgcctgctcggtGTGCGGTCTCAGAGTAAATCAAAAGGCTAGTTTAATAACccacatgagaacgcacactggtgagaaaccattTTCCTGCTCAAGTTGCAGGAAATGTTTTTCCGATCGCTCCTCACAAATTCGacacatgagaacgcacacgggggagaaaTTGTTCAGTTGCAGCGTGTGTGATCAAAGATTTTCTCGTAAGTACAAGCTGAACCAGCACAAGTGTGCTGGGAGGAAATAA